One segment of Allorhodopirellula heiligendammensis DNA contains the following:
- a CDS encoding alpha/beta hydrolase: MLSDVSFRRVSTAFALAFFGCFANAQTIAPPLAYAASGSVILAESTSLPKEVIQQRLESTPITEFDNRGKDQLWLVSSRRLGSRNCSVNSLDVRQRGGGDVWQPSSASAFFAPDPDEIRRPIVIFIHGNRWSLDKAIRRGLQTYEQTIVPWNDAPAMRYVIWAWPADQIAGPIRDVRIKAERADEHSFHLARFLQNIDPRTPVSIIGFSFGGRVSLGALHLIGGGTIDGCGLPSVSHPIAPVNLTLAVPAIRNDCLVTTRCRAYSQINHLDLVYNSRDSYLSLFRFTWFDNKRPALGYTGISGLNQLPDHSTRVHQFNAAQFVGREHDYLEYISDQRIEASLRRHLLIGFPQ, translated from the coding sequence ATGCTGTCCGATGTTTCGTTTCGTAGGGTGTCGACCGCCTTTGCGCTCGCGTTTTTCGGATGTTTCGCCAACGCCCAAACGATCGCCCCCCCATTGGCGTATGCGGCTTCGGGTAGCGTCATTCTCGCTGAATCGACGAGCCTACCGAAGGAAGTGATCCAACAGCGTTTGGAATCGACTCCGATCACTGAATTTGACAATCGTGGCAAAGATCAACTTTGGTTGGTGAGTAGCCGTCGGTTGGGATCGCGAAACTGCAGCGTCAATTCGCTCGATGTTCGACAGCGTGGCGGCGGGGATGTCTGGCAACCATCGTCGGCTAGTGCGTTCTTTGCACCTGATCCAGACGAAATTCGCCGACCCATTGTGATTTTCATACATGGCAATCGTTGGTCGCTCGATAAAGCGATCCGTCGCGGTTTACAGACCTACGAGCAAACGATCGTGCCGTGGAATGACGCACCTGCGATGCGATACGTCATATGGGCTTGGCCCGCCGACCAAATTGCTGGCCCGATTCGCGACGTGCGGATTAAAGCCGAACGCGCCGACGAGCACTCGTTTCACCTCGCACGATTCCTACAGAATATCGATCCACGAACGCCAGTTTCCATCATCGGCTTCAGTTTCGGCGGGCGCGTTTCCCTGGGGGCCTTGCACCTCATCGGCGGTGGCACCATTGATGGTTGCGGGTTGCCGTCTGTCAGCCACCCCATTGCACCGGTGAATCTAACATTGGCGGTTCCCGCGATCCGGAACGACTGCTTGGTCACCACCCGCTGCCGAGCATACAGCCAAATCAATCATCTCGACTTAGTGTATAACAGTCGTGATTCCTATCTCAGTTTGTTTCGCTTCACATGGTTCGATAATAAACGGCCAGCTTTGGGATACACCGGAATCAGCGGTCTCAACCAATTACCTGATCACTCGACCCGTGTCCATCAATTCAATGCTGCGCAATTTGTGGGACGGGAACACGACTACCTCGAGTACATTTCCGATCAACGTATCGAGGCGAGTCTTCGCCGCCACTTGCTGATCGGATTCCCTCAATGA
- the lnt gene encoding apolipoprotein N-acyltransferase, which yields MKSRRSRVWTAAPVTVLLLFLTGPGFNFWPLAFIALAPLVNLARSSITGGRVAVYGSFFVYYLVSLQGLRYAHPLMLFPLLAMAAYLAIYPLLFFVMLRRWFHSSAQNNDLAAKACCAGIWMPLAYVPFVLIAAVLWVGGEWVRNYFATGISVLMLGHSLTAMPSATMIQIADLCGTYGVSFLLVLTSVAVADAWQWFAQRRTEAHEEKLAAKCVQIGKAWQTSVPIAVLAVAASYTYGASSLRFETIASNTTLMLIGRDEQTEYQQDLAREQEIFSAFARQTIAAVSASTQPIAAVVWPESMLSGGQPWYIAEADLEVPAELAQGGQGRRLTVDQLRQIITESQDDFVGRNENLQAAMSHGTPFPPPAIVGGCGIVKYGPTAKQFSGIVLVDPDGQVRSTYAKNHLVMFGEYIPLIKSIPGLKEFVPAGLGLDAGTDPAVFEIGTLRALPNLCIETAVERISVNHMRAILDRDPNLLPQVILTLTNDAWFDNSAVIEHHLRCAQMVAIGCRRPILSAANGGPTAWIDSSGRIVEQLPAGTAGEIVAQPEIDTRVSPYVRYGALPASLMGMVWLVASFSCLSQSIYDRYRGSLDRGGEAGNNSDEQGNEATRQR from the coding sequence ATGAAGTCACGAAGGAGTCGCGTCTGGACTGCTGCCCCGGTAACGGTGCTGCTGCTATTCCTGACTGGCCCGGGATTTAATTTTTGGCCGCTAGCGTTCATCGCGCTCGCCCCCCTCGTCAACTTGGCCCGCTCATCCATCACCGGTGGGCGTGTGGCGGTTTACGGATCGTTCTTTGTGTATTACCTGGTGTCGCTCCAGGGACTTCGCTACGCGCATCCGCTAATGCTGTTTCCGCTCCTGGCGATGGCCGCGTATCTGGCGATTTATCCTCTGCTTTTCTTCGTCATGCTGCGGCGTTGGTTCCATTCGTCTGCTCAAAACAACGATCTGGCTGCGAAAGCATGCTGCGCTGGAATCTGGATGCCACTGGCGTACGTTCCTTTTGTCCTGATCGCGGCGGTGTTATGGGTTGGCGGTGAGTGGGTTCGGAATTATTTCGCCACAGGCATCTCCGTGTTGATGCTAGGCCATTCACTCACAGCCATGCCGTCAGCGACGATGATCCAGATCGCGGATCTCTGTGGGACGTACGGGGTGAGTTTTCTGCTGGTGTTAACGAGCGTGGCGGTCGCGGACGCGTGGCAATGGTTCGCACAGCGGCGCACCGAAGCGCACGAGGAAAAGCTAGCGGCCAAGTGCGTCCAGATTGGTAAGGCCTGGCAAACCTCTGTGCCCATTGCTGTCCTTGCAGTCGCTGCCTCGTACACATACGGAGCTTCATCGCTCCGGTTTGAAACGATCGCCTCGAACACGACGCTGATGCTGATCGGCCGCGACGAGCAGACGGAATACCAGCAGGACTTGGCCCGTGAACAGGAGATTTTTTCGGCGTTTGCTCGTCAAACGATCGCGGCGGTGTCGGCCAGTACGCAACCCATTGCCGCTGTTGTGTGGCCGGAATCGATGCTTTCAGGTGGCCAGCCTTGGTATATCGCCGAAGCGGACCTCGAAGTACCTGCCGAACTGGCACAAGGCGGACAAGGTCGACGACTGACCGTCGATCAGTTGCGTCAAATCATCACGGAGTCACAAGATGACTTTGTCGGCCGCAACGAGAATCTCCAGGCGGCCATGTCCCACGGTACTCCGTTTCCACCTCCGGCCATCGTTGGTGGTTGCGGAATTGTGAAGTACGGTCCTACCGCCAAGCAGTTCAGCGGGATTGTGTTGGTCGATCCTGACGGGCAGGTCCGCAGCACCTACGCCAAAAACCACCTGGTCATGTTTGGTGAGTACATCCCATTGATCAAATCAATCCCAGGACTCAAAGAGTTTGTGCCAGCTGGCTTAGGACTTGATGCCGGCACGGATCCTGCAGTCTTCGAGATCGGGACCCTCCGGGCATTGCCAAACCTATGCATCGAAACTGCAGTGGAACGGATTTCGGTGAATCACATGCGAGCCATTTTAGACCGCGATCCCAACCTTCTACCGCAAGTAATTCTCACGCTGACGAACGACGCCTGGTTTGACAACTCAGCTGTCATTGAGCACCACCTGCGCTGCGCACAAATGGTTGCGATTGGATGTAGACGCCCGATCTTATCGGCCGCCAATGGAGGCCCAACGGCGTGGATAGACAGCAGCGGGAGAATCGTCGAGCAGTTACCAGCGGGCACGGCTGGGGAAATTGTTGCCCAGCCAGAGATCGACACTCGTGTGAGTCCCTATGTTCGCTATGGAGCATTGCCCGCCAGCCTGATGGGGATGGTTTGGCTTGTCGCCTCGTTTTCATGCCTGTCGCAAAGCATCTACGATCGGTACCGTGGCAGCTTGGATCGCGGGGGCGAGGCCGGCAACAATTCCGACGAGCAAGGAAACGAGGCCACCCGTCAACGCTAA
- a CDS encoding ABC transporter permease: protein MFTYVFKTLWRHRTRTLLTVSGAAVAMFVFCFVGSVQEGLHRLTAGADANRSLIVFQENRFCPTSSRLPEDYANKIRDVAGVKEVMPIQVWTNNCRASLDIVVFNGADPEQIQKTRPIKLTSGSWQQFASQRDAAIVGRNVAQRRGLSVGDQFSIGDVSVKVAGIFESTVPSEENLIYTSLLFLQYTRGLDAAGLVTQHEVLLSEDADPDQVATEIDSALRAGTVATKTRRKGAFQANTLSDLVDLIGFAHWLGYACVALVLSLVATTTVMSVQDRIKEYAVLQTIGVRPVRAMRLVLAESTVLCVVGGVLGTAAALLALSLGGFAIGAEGATIAFRPSLGLALTGGLVSLLVGIVAGLAPAIQAATVPIVDALRQA, encoded by the coding sequence ATGTTCACCTACGTCTTCAAAACGCTTTGGCGCCATCGCACTCGCACGCTCCTGACCGTATCAGGCGCCGCAGTAGCAATGTTTGTATTTTGTTTCGTCGGCTCAGTGCAGGAGGGCTTGCACCGGCTAACAGCGGGCGCGGACGCGAATCGCAGTCTAATCGTTTTTCAGGAAAACCGTTTCTGTCCGACGAGTAGCCGCCTACCGGAGGACTACGCAAACAAGATCAGGGATGTGGCGGGGGTGAAGGAGGTAATGCCCATTCAAGTCTGGACTAACAACTGCCGCGCCAGTCTTGATATTGTCGTGTTCAATGGTGCCGATCCGGAGCAGATTCAGAAGACTCGTCCGATCAAGCTCACCAGTGGGTCATGGCAGCAGTTTGCCTCGCAGCGCGACGCCGCGATTGTCGGTCGCAATGTCGCCCAACGACGTGGGCTTTCGGTTGGTGACCAGTTCTCAATTGGCGATGTTTCAGTCAAGGTTGCAGGTATTTTCGAGTCGACCGTGCCATCAGAAGAGAACCTGATCTACACGAGCCTCCTGTTCTTGCAGTACACCCGCGGGCTCGATGCCGCGGGGCTGGTAACGCAACATGAAGTTTTGTTGAGCGAAGACGCCGACCCTGATCAAGTCGCGACGGAAATTGACTCCGCATTGCGAGCGGGCACCGTGGCGACCAAGACGCGACGAAAAGGCGCCTTTCAAGCCAATACGCTTTCAGACTTGGTCGATCTCATCGGGTTCGCACACTGGTTAGGTTACGCGTGCGTGGCGCTTGTGCTGTCTCTCGTCGCGACAACAACAGTGATGAGCGTACAAGACAGAATCAAGGAATACGCGGTATTGCAGACAATTGGCGTGCGCCCCGTTCGCGCGATGCGACTGGTGTTGGCTGAGAGTACCGTCCTGTGCGTCGTCGGTGGGGTGCTGGGCACAGCAGCCGCATTGCTCGCATTGAGCTTGGGTGGGTTTGCAATCGGGGCGGAAGGTGCCACGATTGCGTTTCGTCCATCGCTTGGCTTAGCGTTGACGGGTGGCCTCGTTTCCTTGCTCGTCGGAATTGTTGCCGGCCTCGCCCCCGCGATCCAAGCTGCCACGGTACCGATCGTAGATGCTTTGCGACAGGCATGA
- a CDS encoding ABC transporter ATP-binding protein yields the protein MALVELRGVSKSFRKGEETITPLDNIDLDIEASEFVSLMGPSGTGKSTLLNLVSGIDRPDAGSITVDGTEVTKLSRSKLADWRAANLGYIFQTHNLIPVLTAYENVELPTLLLKLTSTLRRQRVELALDAVGLSDRADHYPRQLSGGQEQRVGIARAIVAHPKVVVADEPTGSLDTETSEQVQVLLQRLNQELDITLLMVTHDQDVASIASRQLVLDRGKFLPRGASPASDSKLEPIH from the coding sequence ATGGCATTGGTAGAACTTCGCGGCGTCAGCAAAAGTTTCCGAAAAGGCGAGGAGACGATCACGCCGCTCGACAACATTGATCTGGACATTGAAGCGAGCGAGTTCGTTTCATTGATGGGTCCTAGCGGCACCGGCAAGAGTACGTTGCTAAACCTTGTCAGCGGGATTGACCGCCCGGATGCGGGGTCAATCACCGTCGACGGAACGGAGGTGACTAAGTTGTCGCGTAGCAAACTTGCTGATTGGCGTGCAGCAAATCTTGGTTATATCTTTCAGACTCATAATCTGATTCCCGTGCTGACAGCCTACGAAAATGTGGAGCTGCCGACACTGCTGTTAAAGCTAACGTCAACTCTGCGGCGGCAACGTGTCGAACTCGCACTTGACGCGGTGGGTTTGAGTGATCGGGCCGACCACTATCCACGGCAACTCTCCGGTGGCCAGGAGCAGCGAGTTGGTATTGCCCGCGCTATTGTGGCGCATCCGAAGGTCGTTGTCGCTGATGAACCCACCGGTAGCCTCGACACCGAGACCAGCGAGCAAGTTCAAGTGCTATTGCAACGATTGAACCAGGAGCTCGATATCACGCTGTTGATGGTTACTCATGACCAAGACGTGGCGAGCATTGCGTCTCGTCAGTTGGTACTCGACCGCGGAAAGTTTCTGCCCCGGGGAGCGTCGCCGGCGTCTGATTCCAAGTTAGAACCCATCCATTAG
- a CDS encoding efflux RND transporter periplasmic adaptor subunit produces MTSAPLDLSQLALDRAPQGEREETRPRRRQWLTRYVLPAVILLGFLALLVAAAGRGLLSRQDVTVIPVIVKRATIQQAGTPLFQAPGWIEPRPTAISVAALAPGVIEELLVVEGQVVEKGEPVARLISIDAELNVEQAKASLAIRQGELNGTQAELDAAMIRVANPVHLQAPLADAHSMLAKAKTELAKLPFLISSAEAKLEYALSSMEGKRSAKGAVSDRVIALSESDYASAKADLLELRDRQPNLQREVDALTDKVDALERQLELLIEENRQVAAAKAKVESAEALVKEAALKVRQAELALRRNVVLAPVSGRVLSLVAAPGTRVMGLDSVAGQSSSTVVEMYEPSRLQVRVDVRLEDVPLVMRGQEVEIETASSKNIIAGRVLQSTSSANIQKNTLEVKVELIDPPITVSPEMLVTATFMAPLTESGADEDTMSERLFVPVSLLQESDAEAFVWIVDANESAQQRIVEVGSETADGLIEIKAGLQVTDKLITSGVGSLTPESPVNVSGDDPRLGVN; encoded by the coding sequence ATGACCAGTGCCCCACTCGATCTCAGTCAATTAGCGCTCGATCGCGCACCTCAGGGTGAGCGAGAAGAGACACGTCCTCGACGCCGTCAATGGTTGACACGGTATGTGCTGCCGGCAGTCATTCTGCTGGGTTTCCTAGCACTTCTCGTAGCAGCCGCTGGGCGAGGCCTATTGTCTCGTCAGGACGTGACAGTGATTCCTGTGATTGTTAAACGCGCGACGATTCAGCAAGCGGGAACTCCATTGTTCCAAGCACCGGGCTGGATTGAACCGCGTCCCACGGCGATTAGCGTTGCGGCGCTCGCACCTGGCGTGATCGAAGAATTGCTGGTGGTGGAGGGGCAAGTCGTGGAGAAGGGCGAACCGGTGGCGCGGTTGATCTCCATCGACGCCGAGTTAAACGTCGAGCAAGCGAAAGCATCGCTTGCAATTCGGCAAGGTGAGCTGAACGGTACTCAGGCCGAACTCGACGCCGCGATGATTCGCGTCGCCAATCCGGTGCATCTGCAGGCTCCGTTGGCAGACGCCCACAGTATGCTGGCGAAGGCCAAGACAGAGCTTGCCAAGCTGCCATTTTTGATCAGTTCCGCCGAGGCCAAATTAGAGTACGCCTTAAGCAGCATGGAGGGCAAACGCTCCGCAAAGGGCGCCGTCTCCGATCGTGTCATCGCCTTGTCTGAGAGTGATTACGCGTCTGCGAAGGCTGATCTCCTGGAGCTGCGAGACCGCCAACCCAACTTGCAGCGTGAGGTTGACGCCTTGACGGACAAGGTCGACGCACTCGAGCGACAATTGGAATTACTGATCGAGGAAAATCGACAGGTCGCTGCAGCGAAAGCGAAGGTCGAATCTGCCGAGGCGCTCGTCAAAGAAGCTGCTCTGAAAGTTCGACAGGCAGAACTCGCTTTACGGCGAAACGTGGTCTTAGCTCCGGTCAGTGGACGAGTATTGAGTCTGGTGGCTGCACCTGGGACGCGCGTGATGGGACTCGATTCTGTGGCCGGGCAGAGCTCCAGCACGGTGGTCGAAATGTACGAGCCCAGTCGGCTTCAGGTGCGAGTCGACGTTCGACTGGAGGATGTGCCATTGGTCATGCGGGGCCAAGAGGTAGAGATAGAAACCGCATCGAGCAAAAACATCATTGCCGGCCGTGTGTTGCAATCAACGAGCTCGGCAAACATCCAGAAAAATACACTTGAGGTGAAAGTGGAGTTGATCGATCCTCCAATCACTGTCAGTCCCGAAATGCTGGTCACGGCAACCTTCATGGCACCGCTGACTGAATCAGGTGCCGATGAGGATACGATGAGCGAGCGGCTATTCGTACCCGTCTCGCTCCTTCAGGAGAGTGATGCAGAGGCTTTTGTTTGGATCGTTGACGCCAACGAAAGCGCGCAACAGCGTATCGTCGAAGTGGGAAGTGAAACCGCCGACGGGCTCATTGAAATCAAAGCCGGTCTGCAGGTTACCGACAAATTGATTACCTCAGGGGTGGGAAGTCTCACACCAGAAAGCCCGGTGAACGTGTCCGGGGACGATCCAAGGTTAGGAGTGAATTAA
- a CDS encoding ABC transporter permease, with protein MLLPWEYGVRNLARRPVRTTLTLVALATVVMLVFVVVGFIRGLEQSLSVSGDENVVLVYSVNSEENIENSSIAARTPSLVAASFDSVVDRFGVTHVSPELYLGTRVKTSAGDEGLGLVRGVTLAAPLVRRSVQLIDGNWPGEGEVMVGRLAAAKLGSSDDAMSIGSILEFEGHQWTIVGRFAAGGAAYESELWCQLSDFQTATKRQDLSLVAMLMSPGGSLAEVKLFCKERIDLELHAIGETEYYATLQQHYKPVRILAWFVVVMVSGAGVFAGLNMMYGAVAGRIREIATLQAIGFRRRAILISLIQEGVLLAAAGSLLSGVVALTMLNGVAVRFTMGAFTLRIDSVAILIGCGVGLLLGVLGALPPALKALRAEVATSLKAV; from the coding sequence ATGCTGCTGCCTTGGGAGTACGGAGTTCGGAATCTGGCCCGGCGCCCGGTGCGAACGACGTTGACACTCGTCGCGCTGGCGACGGTGGTGATGTTAGTTTTTGTCGTCGTTGGTTTTATCCGCGGTCTGGAGCAATCGTTGTCCGTCAGTGGCGACGAGAACGTGGTGTTGGTGTACTCAGTGAACTCGGAGGAGAACATTGAGAACTCGTCGATAGCCGCCAGAACGCCATCACTCGTGGCAGCGAGTTTCGACTCAGTAGTCGATCGCTTCGGTGTCACCCATGTTTCACCTGAGTTGTACCTGGGCACTCGCGTGAAGACATCTGCTGGCGACGAAGGACTGGGATTGGTTCGTGGTGTGACCCTCGCTGCGCCCTTGGTGCGGCGTTCCGTTCAGCTCATCGATGGCAACTGGCCTGGTGAAGGGGAGGTCATGGTCGGACGACTGGCCGCAGCGAAGTTGGGCAGTAGTGATGATGCCATGAGCATTGGAAGCATCCTTGAGTTTGAAGGACACCAATGGACGATCGTTGGCCGCTTCGCCGCTGGCGGTGCCGCGTACGAGTCCGAGTTATGGTGCCAGCTCAGCGATTTTCAAACCGCAACGAAACGCCAGGATTTGAGTCTGGTGGCGATGTTGATGTCTCCCGGCGGCTCACTGGCGGAGGTCAAGCTATTCTGCAAGGAACGCATCGACCTGGAGCTTCACGCGATCGGTGAGACTGAGTATTACGCCACGCTACAACAGCACTACAAGCCGGTCCGGATCCTGGCCTGGTTCGTGGTGGTAATGGTTTCCGGGGCGGGAGTCTTTGCAGGGTTGAACATGATGTACGGCGCTGTGGCCGGGCGGATACGCGAGATTGCCACTTTGCAAGCGATTGGATTTCGCCGCCGCGCGATCTTGATCAGTTTAATCCAGGAAGGCGTATTACTGGCGGCGGCCGGGTCATTGCTATCGGGTGTGGTAGCGCTGACCATGCTCAACGGCGTGGCGGTACGATTCACGATGGGTGCGTTCACCTTACGCATCGACAGCGTTGCCATCCTCATCGGATGCGGCGTTGGTTTGTTGTTAGGCGTCTTGGGTGCGTTACCCCCGGCGCTGAAGGCGTTGCGAGCTGAAGTCGCAACAAGTTTGAAAGCTGTTTAG